One Chitinophaga sp. H8 DNA window includes the following coding sequences:
- a CDS encoding GNAT family N-acetyltransferase translates to MTKAFIIDSVRNTDSAQVINLILPIQQIENNVPVKLEDQPDLLDIEGVYQASGGGFWAARHDGEIIGTIALIAIDNHGGTIRKMFVKKEFRGKEYAIAQQLLEKLIDYSRSVGITDLYLGTFHTLKAAIRFYERNGFEQVAKKDLPPSFPVMQVDDVFCHLDLTR, encoded by the coding sequence ATGACAAAGGCGTTTATTATTGACAGCGTGCGGAATACAGACAGTGCCCAGGTGATTAACCTCATCCTGCCTATCCAGCAAATAGAAAATAATGTGCCGGTGAAGCTGGAAGACCAGCCCGACCTCCTGGATATAGAAGGGGTATATCAGGCAAGTGGGGGTGGATTCTGGGCAGCCCGCCATGACGGGGAAATAATAGGTACCATCGCATTAATTGCCATCGATAATCATGGTGGCACCATCCGGAAAATGTTTGTCAAAAAGGAATTCCGGGGGAAAGAATATGCTATTGCCCAGCAGTTGCTGGAAAAGCTGATAGACTATTCCAGGTCCGTTGGGATCACTGACCTCTACCTGGGCACTTTTCATACTTTAAAAGCCGCGATCCGCTTTTATGAGCGGAATGGCTTTGAACAGGTAGCGAAGAAAGATTTACCCCCTTCTTTTCCTGTTATGCAGGTAGATGATGTATTTTGTCATCTTGACCTCACCCGTTAA
- a CDS encoding SusC/RagA family TonB-linked outer membrane protein, translated as MRKNAFLGREVRSLVARQLLRTMKLTTLLLFVACMQVFATGHAQEKISLQLRETSIKQLLKVVEKQTDFRFVYHTGTLPEDKKVTVMATAAPLNEVLNQALAGTGLAWSLKENGLVVIYAATPGEQPVAAVVKGRVIGADNLPLPGVTVRATGTTAGTLTDANGNYSFQVPDGATTLDFTLVGYTKQQIAIGNRSVINITMELDVKTLNSVTVTGYTNYSRNKSTSATTVVGADKINQVPMATFDQVLQGRVPGLVVSSGSGQPGTSARVTLRGTGTINGNSELLYIVDGVPVEPNYLQAINPSDIESVTVLKDASSKALYGSRGANGVLVVTTKKGKAGKLSVEYKSQYGFSNMTTPRFNMMNTAERLRFEEEYGLATGSSIGPGWDLSKKNPEYATKTPAEQQQADHWLDSLRGVNTNWRKILLQQGKFMEQQVSASGGNEAVRFYSSINYYKQDGIVRRSGLERYTLKNNLDFTAGKLTANINMGLGYASSSFIEREGSSRATNPVAATFYALPYEYPYAPDGTLVSSGNEDDYPVFDQREGSNALEALLNTTKKSSQVKGIISASLNYAIANGLVARTRLGIDYRDVTDERYINPDSYSGTKVDGEKGSFGEGTSRNTTIISTSGLTYNKLIAQRHDIEVSGYFEFTKSNYRAFNYEGYGINDRLPETPAGITPGASDNPFIAVLGGSREKRALASYIGVGRYTLDEKYTVNASFRYDGSSTVPPKNRWHGFYSVGLGWEAKKEHFLENVDLINTLRFRASYGTTASPFSQAFGYAATFGPASYGGIGGIAPGKPGYADYDWEYAKESNFGFDLALWNSRIRLVTDIYNKETFNLFLQQPLSMTSGFSSLLLNTGTMRNRGIEMDVQVDVVKSKTLTWTVGTNFSYNKNTITSLGGSDEFEQNTTEIVRVGLPYGSHYAPKFAGVDPDNGKPLYYKRDGTTTSTYNFSTLSVADFGTYIAPFTGGINTSVNWKGFYANVLFTFADKTYRYNNEDYYNENTSFLSSNQSTRMLYDTWKKKNDRALLPGLEEQRNFSSLDIQDASFLRLRNVNIGYNVPKQLIERIKCVKGIHVFVQAQNLYTWTKWKGLDPEDDNGEGMFDYPSTRTYTLGLNVNF; from the coding sequence ATGCGAAAAAATGCGTTTTTAGGCCGAGAGGTTCGTTCCCTCGTGGCCCGTCAACTACTACGTACCATGAAATTAACGACGCTATTGCTATTTGTAGCCTGTATGCAGGTGTTTGCCACCGGGCATGCCCAGGAAAAAATCAGCCTGCAATTACGGGAAACCAGTATAAAGCAGCTGCTGAAGGTAGTGGAAAAACAAACGGATTTCCGTTTTGTATACCATACCGGCACCTTACCCGAAGATAAAAAGGTAACGGTGATGGCTACTGCTGCGCCCCTGAATGAGGTGCTGAACCAGGCATTGGCGGGTACAGGACTGGCATGGTCGCTCAAGGAAAACGGACTGGTAGTGATCTATGCTGCTACTCCCGGTGAACAACCCGTGGCGGCAGTAGTGAAGGGCCGTGTTATCGGGGCCGACAACCTCCCCTTGCCAGGGGTTACGGTGAGAGCTACCGGCACTACCGCAGGGACCCTCACTGATGCTAATGGCAACTACTCCTTCCAGGTGCCTGATGGGGCTACTACGCTGGACTTCACCCTGGTAGGGTATACCAAACAGCAGATAGCAATCGGCAACAGGTCCGTGATCAATATCACCATGGAACTGGATGTGAAAACACTGAACAGCGTGACCGTAACCGGCTATACGAACTATTCCCGGAATAAATCTACCAGCGCCACCACCGTAGTGGGTGCTGATAAAATCAACCAGGTGCCGATGGCTACCTTCGACCAGGTGCTGCAGGGCCGCGTGCCCGGACTGGTAGTGTCCAGCGGCTCCGGACAACCAGGTACCAGCGCCCGTGTTACGCTTCGCGGTACTGGTACCATCAACGGCAACTCCGAACTGCTGTACATCGTAGACGGGGTACCGGTAGAACCTAATTACCTGCAGGCCATCAACCCTTCCGATATTGAATCCGTAACCGTATTGAAAGACGCTTCCTCCAAAGCCTTGTATGGCTCCCGGGGCGCTAATGGCGTACTGGTAGTGACCACCAAAAAAGGAAAAGCAGGTAAACTCAGCGTGGAGTATAAGTCGCAATACGGTTTCTCCAATATGACCACGCCCAGATTCAACATGATGAACACCGCAGAACGCCTGCGCTTTGAAGAAGAATATGGGCTGGCTACCGGCTCCAGCATAGGACCCGGCTGGGACCTCTCCAAAAAGAACCCGGAATATGCAACCAAAACGCCGGCAGAACAACAGCAGGCCGACCATTGGCTGGACAGCCTCCGGGGCGTAAATACCAACTGGCGCAAAATATTGCTGCAGCAAGGGAAATTCATGGAGCAACAGGTGAGTGCCAGCGGTGGTAATGAAGCCGTACGCTTCTACAGCTCCATCAACTACTATAAACAGGATGGGATCGTACGGCGGTCCGGCCTGGAACGCTACACCCTGAAAAATAACCTGGACTTCACCGCCGGTAAATTAACGGCCAACATAAACATGGGACTGGGCTACGCTTCCTCTTCCTTTATTGAAAGAGAAGGCTCCAGCCGGGCTACCAACCCGGTGGCGGCTACCTTCTATGCACTGCCGTATGAATATCCGTATGCGCCCGATGGTACCCTGGTATCTTCCGGCAACGAAGACGACTACCCGGTATTTGATCAGCGCGAAGGCAGCAATGCCCTGGAAGCACTGCTAAATACCACCAAAAAATCCAGCCAGGTAAAAGGCATCATCAGTGCTTCCTTAAACTATGCCATTGCGAATGGACTGGTAGCGAGAACAAGGCTCGGCATCGATTACCGCGACGTAACAGACGAACGTTATATAAATCCCGACTCCTATTCCGGTACCAAGGTAGATGGGGAAAAAGGCAGCTTCGGAGAAGGTACCAGCAGGAATACCACCATCATCAGCACTTCGGGATTAACGTACAATAAACTGATCGCACAACGCCATGATATTGAAGTATCAGGTTACTTCGAGTTCACCAAAAGCAACTACCGCGCTTTCAACTATGAAGGTTATGGTATCAACGACCGCTTGCCCGAAACGCCTGCCGGTATTACACCTGGTGCATCAGACAACCCTTTCATTGCAGTGCTGGGCGGCTCCCGCGAAAAACGTGCGCTCGCTTCCTATATCGGCGTAGGCCGTTATACCCTGGATGAAAAGTATACCGTAAATGCCAGCTTCCGTTATGATGGTTCCTCTACCGTGCCTCCTAAAAACCGCTGGCATGGATTCTATTCTGTAGGGCTGGGCTGGGAAGCTAAAAAAGAACACTTCCTCGAAAATGTGGACCTGATCAACACCCTGCGTTTCCGCGCCAGCTACGGTACTACCGCCAGTCCGTTTTCACAGGCATTTGGTTATGCCGCCACTTTCGGACCGGCTTCCTATGGAGGTATAGGCGGTATTGCTCCTGGCAAACCAGGGTATGCCGACTATGACTGGGAATATGCCAAAGAGTCCAACTTCGGTTTTGACCTGGCATTATGGAATAGCCGTATCCGTTTGGTAACAGATATTTACAACAAAGAAACATTTAACCTGTTCCTGCAACAGCCCTTGTCCATGACCTCCGGGTTTTCCTCCCTGCTGCTCAATACCGGTACTATGCGCAACCGGGGTATAGAAATGGATGTACAGGTGGATGTAGTGAAATCAAAAACGCTTACCTGGACTGTAGGGACCAACTTTTCCTATAATAAAAACACGATTACCAGCCTGGGCGGATCGGATGAATTTGAACAGAATACCACCGAAATTGTACGGGTAGGATTACCATATGGCTCTCACTATGCGCCAAAGTTTGCCGGTGTGGACCCCGACAATGGTAAACCACTTTATTACAAGCGGGATGGCACTACCACCAGCACCTACAACTTCAGTACGCTGAGTGTAGCTGATTTTGGCACCTACATTGCCCCTTTTACCGGCGGTATCAATACCAGTGTAAACTGGAAAGGGTTTTATGCCAACGTGTTATTCACCTTTGCCGATAAAACCTACCGTTATAACAACGAAGACTATTACAATGAGAACACCAGCTTCCTGAGCAGCAATCAGTCTACCCGTATGCTGTACGATACCTGGAAGAAGAAGAACGACAGGGCCTTGTTGCCCGGCCTGGAAGAACAGCGCAACTTCTCTTCCCTGGACATCCAGGATGCTTCTTTTCTCCGTTTGAGAAATGTGAATATTGGTTACAATGTGCCTAAACAGCTGATCGAAAGAATAAAATGTGTGAAAGGCATCCATGTATTTGTACAGGCGCAGAACCTGTATACCTGGACAAAATGGAAAGGACTGGACCCGGAGGATGACAACGGCGAAGGCATGTTTGATTATCCCAGCACGCGGACGTATACCCTGGGCTTGAATGTTAACTTTTAA
- a CDS encoding cyanophycinase, whose product MRMKRSTFLLFAAGIFTTSHLYAQKIAGRPASIGIIGDTADVKTPVKAGVALIGGTDIDAAFKWLLKRSGGGDVVVLRATGTDAYNEYIDKLGTSNSVETLLIDSRAVANNDSVARIIRNAELLFIAGGDQSNYMRYWRNTKTNDAINYLLRTKKVPVGGTSAGCAILGSMYYSGEGGSVTAEQALANPYDALIKVYTNDFLQAPYLDNVITDQHYLARHREGRHVAFMARIIQDKKLYPKGIAPDESTAVCIDEKGNATVVGNSKAYFIATDKKKGPEQVVFGSPLQWMAGQQALKVYEIQGTEEGNGSFNVANFTSPQAQGGTWYWWWVENGILNKKQAL is encoded by the coding sequence ATGCGTATGAAACGTTCTACTTTCCTTTTATTCGCCGCTGGCATATTCACCACTTCGCACCTCTATGCGCAAAAGATAGCAGGACGCCCTGCTTCTATTGGCATTATCGGCGATACGGCGGATGTAAAAACACCTGTAAAAGCAGGTGTTGCCCTGATTGGCGGCACCGATATAGATGCTGCCTTTAAATGGCTGCTGAAAAGAAGTGGCGGCGGTGATGTGGTGGTGCTGCGGGCTACCGGTACCGATGCCTATAATGAATACATCGATAAATTAGGCACGTCCAACTCCGTAGAAACATTGCTGATCGACAGTCGTGCGGTAGCCAACAACGACAGTGTAGCCCGTATTATCCGGAATGCAGAGCTGTTATTTATTGCCGGCGGAGATCAGTCCAACTACATGCGTTACTGGCGCAATACCAAAACAAATGATGCCATCAACTACCTGCTGCGCACCAAAAAAGTACCGGTAGGCGGTACCAGTGCCGGCTGCGCCATACTTGGCAGTATGTATTACAGTGGTGAAGGCGGCAGCGTTACTGCCGAACAGGCTTTGGCCAATCCTTATGATGCCCTGATCAAGGTATACACCAACGATTTCCTGCAGGCGCCATACCTGGACAATGTGATCACCGACCAGCATTACCTGGCACGGCACCGGGAAGGGCGCCATGTAGCATTTATGGCACGTATCATCCAGGATAAAAAGCTGTATCCCAAAGGCATCGCCCCGGATGAAAGCACCGCTGTATGTATTGATGAAAAAGGTAACGCTACCGTAGTAGGCAACAGCAAAGCCTATTTCATTGCTACCGACAAAAAGAAAGGACCGGAACAGGTAGTATTTGGTAGCCCGCTGCAATGGATGGCAGGCCAGCAGGCATTAAAGGTATATGAGATCCAGGGTACGGAAGAGGGCAACGGTAGCTTTAATGTCGCTAACTTTACCTCACCACAGGCCCAGGGAGGCACCTGGTACTGGTGGTGGGTAGAAAATGGTATACTCAATAAAAAACAAGCACTATGA
- a CDS encoding MarR family winged helix-turn-helix transcriptional regulator encodes MTNVIDQSGILAISTRLQRLSDEIRKDGLRIYQAYGIDFEPKWFPVIYTLHHKSLLSVVEIATEIGYSHPSTISLLKELEKLKIIQSKKDKQDERKRLIRLTEKGKELVAHISPIWEVMVTALTALTDTTNNLLKAIDEVENNMKQQGFYNRAEQLRQNQ; translated from the coding sequence ATGACAAATGTAATTGATCAGTCGGGCATCCTGGCAATTTCCACCAGGCTACAAAGGTTAAGCGATGAGATCCGTAAAGACGGACTGCGGATCTATCAGGCCTACGGAATAGATTTTGAACCCAAGTGGTTTCCGGTGATCTATACCCTGCACCATAAATCACTACTCAGCGTGGTAGAGATCGCCACAGAAATAGGTTACTCCCACCCTTCTACCATCAGCCTGCTGAAAGAACTGGAAAAACTCAAAATCATCCAGTCTAAAAAAGATAAACAGGATGAACGTAAAAGATTGATCCGCCTCACCGAAAAAGGTAAGGAACTGGTGGCCCACATCTCTCCCATATGGGAAGTGATGGTAACAGCATTAACCGCTCTGACAGATACCACCAACAACCTGCTGAAAGCTATTGATGAAGTGGAAAACAATATGAAACAACAGGGGTTCTACAACAGGGCAGAGCAGCTCCGGCAAAATCAGTAG
- a CDS encoding isoaspartyl peptidase/L-asparaginase family protein produces the protein MIRKISYWLSVWIVFLSLQAAAQSAKSYVMVIHGGAGTILKKTMTPEKEAAYRAALQQALEAGYKALHSGRSSLDAVEAAIHVMEDSPLFNAGKGAVFTHDGRNELDASIMNGKTLEAGAVGGVTTIRNPISAARAVMEKSEHVMLVGPGAEKFAQEAGLEIVDPSYFYTQDRWEGLQRALKEDSAKSKLDHSYNKSGRLGIENIDNKFGTVGAVALDKQGNLAAGTSTGGMTNKKYGRVGDSPIIGAGTYANNKTAAISCTGWGEFYIRNVVAHDLSALMEYKGLSVKEAGKTVIDKVGAMGGDGGLIALDKKGNIAMPFNTAGMYRGAVTKDGKIEIHIYKD, from the coding sequence ATGATACGGAAGATAAGTTATTGGCTAAGTGTGTGGATAGTATTCCTTTCGCTGCAGGCAGCGGCACAATCCGCCAAAAGTTATGTAATGGTGATACACGGGGGTGCAGGCACTATCCTCAAAAAGACGATGACACCGGAAAAAGAAGCAGCTTACCGGGCAGCCTTACAACAGGCGCTGGAAGCGGGATATAAGGCTTTACATTCCGGCAGGAGCAGCCTGGACGCTGTAGAGGCTGCTATTCATGTGATGGAAGACAGCCCTTTATTTAATGCAGGCAAAGGTGCGGTATTTACCCATGACGGACGCAATGAACTGGATGCTTCCATTATGAACGGAAAAACACTGGAAGCAGGCGCCGTAGGTGGTGTAACCACTATCCGTAACCCGATCAGCGCTGCCAGAGCAGTGATGGAAAAATCGGAGCATGTGATGCTGGTAGGCCCTGGTGCTGAGAAATTTGCACAGGAAGCCGGGCTGGAAATAGTAGATCCCTCCTATTTCTACACGCAGGACCGCTGGGAAGGACTACAGAGAGCGCTGAAAGAAGATTCAGCTAAAAGCAAGCTGGACCATAGCTACAACAAATCCGGCCGACTGGGAATAGAAAATATTGATAATAAATTCGGTACCGTTGGGGCAGTGGCGTTAGACAAACAGGGCAACCTGGCAGCAGGTACCTCTACCGGTGGGATGACCAACAAAAAGTATGGCCGCGTAGGCGATTCTCCTATCATCGGTGCAGGTACCTATGCCAATAATAAAACCGCTGCTATCTCCTGCACAGGATGGGGGGAGTTTTATATCCGCAATGTAGTGGCACATGACCTCTCTGCATTGATGGAATACAAAGGGCTTTCTGTAAAGGAAGCCGGCAAAACCGTAATTGACAAAGTAGGTGCCATGGGTGGTGATGGTGGTTTGATTGCCCTGGATAAAAAAGGGAACATCGCCATGCCTTTTAATACAGCAGGGATGTACAGAGGGGCGGTTACCAAAGACGGAAAAATTGAAATCCATATCTATAAAGATTAA
- a CDS encoding helix-turn-helix domain-containing protein has translation MDKHNKLFIKGMVCNRCISLLNKELSRLGLQVQSITLGEVTLAENQPAINDTLLKTMLQENGFDLLRDKNELLTLQIKQLVEEGIKTQAETGTPVKFSKLISQGLNKSYDSLSTFFSYSAGVTLEKYIILRRIDKVKELLVYTDKTLTDIAYELGYSSIAHLSRQLKEVSGFNATHYKKIRKEKLAAAANNGDIAL, from the coding sequence ATGGATAAACATAACAAACTGTTTATAAAAGGGATGGTGTGCAACCGCTGTATTTCATTGCTCAACAAAGAATTATCCCGCCTGGGATTACAGGTACAAAGCATCACTTTAGGAGAAGTAACGCTGGCAGAAAATCAACCTGCTATTAATGATACGCTGCTCAAAACCATGCTACAGGAAAATGGTTTTGACCTGTTGCGCGATAAAAATGAACTGCTCACCCTACAGATCAAACAACTGGTAGAGGAAGGGATCAAAACACAAGCCGAAACAGGGACTCCCGTGAAGTTCTCCAAACTGATCAGTCAGGGACTCAATAAAAGCTACGATTCCCTGAGTACCTTTTTCTCCTATTCGGCCGGCGTAACCCTGGAAAAATATATCATCCTGCGGAGAATAGATAAGGTAAAAGAACTGCTGGTATATACCGATAAAACCCTCACCGATATTGCGTATGAACTAGGATACAGTAGCATCGCCCATCTTTCCCGCCAACTGAAAGAAGTAAGCGGATTCAATGCAACACATTACAAGAAGATCAGGAAAGAGAAACTGGCAGCTGCGGCTAATAATGGAGATATTGCTCTCTGA
- a CDS encoding RagB/SusD family nutrient uptake outer membrane protein codes for MTVQYLKKRLTYLVLSLPLLMAACNKSLDLHPSDNIDASKAYRKVSDLNEGLIGAYGSLGYSSIHNVSLESDECTLPNDNTVGRNVSTYRWQLDPSNTTITTPWQDNYITIDRVNRVLAAVDVVASKPSESTLKAQYKGELLALRAYAHMELLRNFAEKYEPAAMGIPYMEESKISSPARDQVSVVMDKINADLEAAKKLLPDDFTDKTRVTKPAISAMQARVALYEKNWAQAASFAKEAIDAIPLASRTEFANIWTDAGDAEVFWKLKKTAAEGILVGDIYYDTRKILLYTPSYELVNQFDKVKDVRFAAYILKVDNPNTGNSPWRVNKYLSKDGYINLADIKLFRTGEMYLILAEALAESNNLPDAADALNDLRAARIDGYVRQNFAGKQALIDAIYAERFKELAFEGHRFFDLRRRDLPVTREPADAINAIGAVLLKPTDRQYVFPIPDAEIRANKNMKQNPNY; via the coding sequence ATGACTGTACAATATCTGAAAAAGAGGCTTACTTATCTCGTACTATCACTGCCGTTATTGATGGCAGCTTGTAATAAATCGCTCGACCTGCACCCTTCCGATAATATTGACGCCAGCAAGGCTTACCGCAAGGTATCTGATCTGAATGAAGGGTTGATAGGCGCTTATGGTAGCCTGGGTTATTCCAGCATCCATAACGTATCGCTGGAATCTGATGAATGCACCTTGCCCAATGATAATACGGTGGGCCGGAATGTATCTACCTACCGCTGGCAGCTGGACCCCAGCAATACAACCATTACCACCCCCTGGCAGGATAATTACATCACAATTGACCGGGTAAACAGGGTACTGGCTGCAGTAGATGTAGTAGCTTCCAAGCCTTCAGAGAGCACACTGAAAGCACAGTATAAAGGAGAACTGCTGGCATTACGCGCCTATGCACATATGGAACTGCTGCGCAACTTTGCCGAGAAATATGAGCCTGCTGCAATGGGCATTCCTTACATGGAAGAATCGAAGATCAGCAGTCCTGCCCGCGACCAGGTAAGTGTAGTAATGGATAAGATCAATGCCGACCTGGAAGCTGCAAAAAAATTGCTGCCCGATGATTTTACCGACAAAACCCGTGTAACCAAACCTGCCATAAGCGCTATGCAGGCACGGGTAGCCTTATATGAAAAAAACTGGGCGCAGGCCGCCAGTTTTGCCAAAGAAGCGATTGATGCAATACCACTGGCCAGCAGAACAGAATTTGCCAATATCTGGACAGATGCGGGAGATGCAGAAGTATTCTGGAAGCTGAAGAAAACAGCGGCAGAAGGCATCCTGGTGGGTGATATCTATTATGACACCCGCAAAATACTGCTCTATACGCCTTCCTATGAGCTGGTTAACCAATTTGATAAGGTAAAGGATGTACGTTTTGCTGCTTACATATTGAAAGTAGATAATCCCAATACTGGCAACTCACCCTGGCGGGTAAACAAATACCTGAGCAAAGATGGCTATATCAACCTGGCAGATATCAAATTATTCCGCACCGGAGAAATGTACCTGATTCTGGCAGAGGCATTGGCAGAAAGCAATAACCTGCCTGATGCGGCAGATGCGCTCAACGACTTACGGGCTGCACGTATTGATGGATATGTACGGCAGAACTTTGCCGGCAAACAGGCCCTCATAGATGCCATCTATGCAGAACGGTTTAAAGAGCTGGCTTTTGAAGGACATCGCTTTTTTGACCTGCGCAGAAGGGACTTGCCCGTAACCCGTGAACCGGCAGATGCCATCAATGCCATTGGGGCGGTATTATTAAAACCTACCGACCGCCAATATGTATTTCCTATCCCGGATGCAGAGATCCGGGCCAACAAAAACATGAAACAGAATCCAAATTATTAA
- a CDS encoding ABC-F family ATP-binding cassette domain-containing protein — protein sequence MLIIAQNISYTLPSRQVLFQHIHFTLNKGDKAAIVGNNGTGKSTLLKILAGQLSATTGTISKSNTLYYVPQHFGQYNALTVAQALGVDHKMAALTAILSGDTSEHYFGILEDDWDIAERCEQALQQWELAHISLEQPFARLSGGEKTKLFLAGISIFQPAVILLDEPTNHLDAYTRRRLYEWVATTNSTLLVVSHDRQLLQLCEPIWELTPAGIHAYGGNYAFYEQQKAQEAVALQQRITHDEKALKEARKKQQQVMERKQREQSQAQKRSANGGIPKILLNGRKNQSANTMAKLKDVHMEKVSDLKSQLDQSSAAEQVSRLMKGHFEDAALHNGKILVKATGVNFAYPGATPMWPEPLNFVINSGSRLAITGSNGSGKSTLIKLIMGKLTPTKGELYTAPAHRLLLDQDYSLVDRHKTVLEQVSAFNEALMEDHQLKTALVRFLFDKDSWDKPCAALSGGETLRLALCCLTLQNKAPDMIILDEPANNLDLANIKMLTQIFSDYRGTLIVVSHDTDFLQEVRVNDFLLLS from the coding sequence ATGCTTATTATCGCACAAAATATCAGTTATACCCTTCCTTCCCGCCAGGTATTATTCCAGCATATCCATTTCACCCTGAACAAGGGCGACAAGGCCGCTATTGTGGGCAATAATGGTACCGGCAAATCTACGCTGCTGAAAATACTGGCAGGGCAGTTATCTGCAACCACGGGTACTATCAGCAAGAGCAATACGCTGTATTATGTACCGCAGCATTTTGGGCAATACAATGCGCTAACGGTAGCGCAGGCATTAGGCGTAGACCATAAAATGGCTGCTTTAACGGCTATCCTCAGCGGAGATACCAGTGAACATTATTTCGGGATCCTGGAAGATGACTGGGACATTGCCGAACGGTGTGAACAGGCGTTACAGCAATGGGAATTAGCGCATATTTCCCTGGAGCAGCCCTTTGCCCGGCTAAGTGGCGGGGAAAAGACCAAGTTATTCCTGGCAGGCATCAGCATATTCCAGCCGGCGGTTATCCTGCTGGATGAGCCTACCAACCACCTGGACGCCTATACCCGGCGGCGGCTGTATGAATGGGTAGCCACGACCAACAGTACGCTGTTGGTGGTAAGCCATGACCGGCAGTTGCTGCAACTATGTGAGCCTATATGGGAACTGACACCAGCGGGTATTCATGCATACGGTGGCAATTATGCCTTTTATGAGCAGCAGAAAGCCCAGGAAGCCGTGGCCCTGCAACAGCGCATTACACACGATGAAAAGGCGTTGAAAGAAGCACGTAAAAAACAGCAACAGGTAATGGAACGGAAGCAGCGGGAGCAATCGCAGGCACAAAAGCGTAGTGCCAATGGGGGCATCCCCAAAATCCTGCTGAATGGCCGCAAGAACCAGTCGGCCAATACCATGGCTAAATTGAAAGACGTGCATATGGAAAAGGTAAGCGATCTGAAAAGCCAGCTGGACCAATCCAGCGCGGCGGAACAGGTAAGCCGGCTGATGAAGGGGCATTTTGAAGATGCCGCCCTGCACAATGGGAAAATCCTCGTCAAAGCTACCGGGGTCAACTTCGCCTATCCAGGTGCCACCCCTATGTGGCCGGAGCCGCTCAATTTTGTGATTAACAGTGGCAGCAGACTGGCTATCACCGGTAGCAATGGCAGCGGGAAATCCACGTTGATCAAACTGATCATGGGCAAGCTCACTCCTACCAAAGGGGAGCTTTATACCGCTCCCGCCCACCGGCTACTGCTGGACCAGGACTATTCCCTGGTAGACCGCCACAAAACCGTGCTGGAACAAGTGAGCGCTTTTAACGAGGCATTAATGGAAGATCATCAGCTTAAAACAGCCCTGGTACGCTTTCTTTTTGATAAAGACAGCTGGGATAAACCATGCGCCGCATTAAGTGGCGGGGAAACCCTCCGGCTGGCCCTGTGCTGTCTGACTCTCCAGAACAAAGCCCCGGATATGATCATCCTGGACGAGCCTGCCAACAACCTGGACCTGGCCAATATTAAAATGCTCACACAGATCTTTTCCGATTATAGAGGTACCCTGATCGTGGTGTCGCATGACACGGATTTCCTTCAGGAAGTAAGGGTAAATGACTTCCTCCTGCTAAGCTGA